In the Equus quagga isolate Etosha38 chromosome 6, UCLA_HA_Equagga_1.0, whole genome shotgun sequence genome, CAAATGAGTAAGAATCAATAATACATACTTCAGGTAAAAAAGACTATAAGTCTTTTCAACCACATGTTTTCCAGAGAAGTTATAACATCATCAGAGTCATCCAAAAGGATTTAATTAATtgaatcattaaaaatttatttaatacctACTATATATCAGTGTCTTAGGATCTGCTAAGACTAGGGATTATTCTCTTCTCTGACTAAGCAACAAGATTAAAGTTTCAGGatactgaaaacagaaagaagccagaggattTGTACGGTTCCTTTACTTCCTATCAAAGACAACATAGGCAACATTCATACATTACTCACCTTGCTTCTAGCTTTCTACCAAAGGTGGGATTTCTCTGAATGTACCAATAGTACTGGACTACCAAAATATCTCATTTTGGGGTGCAGACATACAAAGATTGGTCTAAAGCTCAAATCCAAGCTTTAAGGGATGCCTAGGCAACTGTTTCAAACAGAAATGATAGGCCTTCGGCAAAGTCCATTTATCACCTACCTGCTTATCTCACTCAGGAAAGCAAACGGCAAGGTCTTTTTTTGCTCTATATACAAGTAAGTATGATTTCTAAACCAAGAGGAgcttgtagtgggttgaatgacAGCCCCTGCCAAAATACATCCATATAATAaccccagaatctgtgaatgtgatcttatttggaaacatGGTTTTTGAGGATATAATTAAGAATCTCCAGATGAGATCATCCTGCATTTAGGGTGTGCCACATGAGAGACTGAATATGCAAAAAACAGTGGCCAGATCATATACAAATATAGAACTCTGACCTACAACCTGCAGCAACCAACCCAGGAAATCAACTTGTTATCTCCAGTAATCAGTGCAGGAAACCATCCTGCTATCTGTAAATTAGACTTGTAGGACATCAGACCACTATTGCTAATAACAGTTCAGGAAACCAAACCATAACTCCTGTAACAATTGGCCCCAAATGGCCAGTGCTTGATTGATAACTGACAGTGTCCCTAATTTTTGTCTCCACTTCCAACTTGGGACCAACCAGAGAAGCCAATGAATTGCACAGGATGCCCTGCTTATAGTTAGCCCACCTACAGCTTCCCCACGCCAATAGCCTCTAATCAGGGTATACCTGAAGACTTCCCTTTTTCCACTATAAAactttcccactcctctgcctgccttcaaGTCTCTGCCAAAATAAAAgcgatggtggctgactcccttgctataaCAAGCTCTGAATAAATCACCTTTGCTTGTTCTCATATGGTTGGCCTTTCCTTATTTCCACACAGGTATCTTTATATCAGACAGGTAGAGGGACATTTGAGATAGAGACATACACTAAGAGACTGTATGAGGTTGGAGACACACAGCCTCACGTGAAGAAACACTTGGAGCCACTCAaagttggaagaggcaaggaaaatgAGATGCTTTGAAGGGAGCATGGTCctgacaacaccttgatttgAGACTTCtacctccataactgtgagagaatacatttttcttgttttaagccatccagtttgtggtaatttgttatggcagccttaggaaactaacGCAAGCTTTTAACAAGGAAATTTACATGTTATATGGCCTTTTCTGGAAGGACCAATAAACCTTAGTGTAAATGGCCTAAAAACAActgtttacagtttttaaaagttctacTTATTCTCATCAGAAGAAAGATTTACATGGTGATGTAAGAAAGGGCATTTCTCCAATGGTTTCCTTTAATAGCCAGGCACTATCTTTGCCCTCAAAATGCTCTAAGTCCCTATGAGGGAGACGGACACATAGTCAAATAATTAAATGTAGAGGTACAGTAGATGCTCTCTTAGTCTACCTACACTTGACCTCTAACCAATTAACTCATTCTGTTTCCCTTGTAAATCATAATCTGCTAATTCCCCTATCACGCTGAATGCTCATGCTGAACGCTTGTGGTTAGGAAGCTACTCTCCAGTGAGTCTGCCCACTTTTCCTCCTATCAGTTGAATTGTACAATCTGACAATGAGTTACTTGTGTTTGTTCTGAAACCTGTTTTTGCCAGTTGTACTTGTTATTCTGCTTTCATAATTAATTCAATATTATGTAAACCAATGAAATAGTGTGGAAATAAAGtttgttgtttctttaaaatctgtttaatattttggaaagaCCCAATAAAGGTAAGTTGTTTGAATGTGTGAGATAActataaaagattataaagaagaaatctgCACTCAGCTTCGCAAGTGCCTGTAAGTTACCTTCCTCTTAAAGGGACGAAATCTTGGGAAATCTTAGCTAATGGTCTCGAGGTAGAGTTTATGCAAGAGATGCAACGCAGAATGCTCAGCAGCAGACCACATGCAGGGAAAAGGCCTTGGACTTTCTCAATAGATTGCCAAATGAGCATAGAATTGTTATACgtcaaaacaaaatgtttaaggTCTTTATGTTATACTTTTTCatgactttgatttctttttgaaagagCTTTAAGTAGAGATAATTTATATACCGTCAAATTCATCCttataaagtgtacaattcaatgtttaATCGACTTTTTCAATTTATTGCTTGGCTATGGGTCCAGACTGAATCTATGAGAGGCTGCTTCTATACGAACAAAATGCTAAAGAAGCAATTAATTCTGCTTGGTGAAGGGATGGGGATTCAAGGAAGGTTATATTTGAGCTTCAAAGATCTTGAACAAGCAGCAGTTAAATAAGCATATAAAGAGAAGAGTCTTCTAAGTAGAAGGACTAGTGTATGTAAAGGATGAGACCATGTGGCCCAACCAAGGAACAGCCTTTAATTTGAGTGGCTTGGGAACAGAGTAGTTGTCTTTTCAAATCTGATTATGCATCTGAATCATCTGtagagattaaaacaaaacaaaacagcaaagcCAAACATGCCCGGACTcgactcccagagattctgattcaaatgCATATCTGGAGTGGGGTTCttggatctcttttttttttaagttctgctTATAGttctgatgtgcagccaggattgagagcCACTGGAGTGGGGTGAATGGGGATGAGGTAAGAGAGCATTAGGAGAGGAGGCTAGATAGTTTAGGACCAGATGGTGAAAGGAAATGGTATGTAACTACAATGACAAATTCTCTCTTCCCTGACAGCTTCcctattttgaaatatttctttttaaattttttactgcCACTACTGTTgcatgaaagaaaatgaattcccACTACTGTCTataaaaacagagataaatgTTTTAAACCAGCTTTGTAACTAAAAGACCTCTCTTTTTCTTAAGggaaaatttaacataaaacaaGCTCAGTGCAGAGAGTGCCCCTTCTGATCAGGTGTACCATCTACCACTCAAGGGCCTTAACAAATGGCCAGCAAAAATAATGCAAATGCAAATTTTGACAAAAACATCTGCAAGGGACACTGAACAGTGGGTTCCTATTCTGGGTTGGTGATCCCGTTATTTAGTCAAACAGAACAGCAGCACTTGCCCACCTCCAAGTGCTCTTCTGAATTCCCAGGTACCCGAGATTCTCTCTTTCAGGTAAAGGTTCTTCAGTACTTATCATCTGAGCACAATCAAGATAAGAGGATGTCCCCTTCCATCATAACCAGTTCCACAGGAAGCACCCTTTCTCCTACTCTTTGAAGGCTGGATACACTTTCCCTTTACCATAGCATCTGCCTTCCACATAGTAGTTGTTcaatatctttaaataaatgaacGTTGTACTCTTTGAGAACAGAGAAAGGATGCTAATTGGCACCTCTGTCGCAATGCTAAGGGTTAGTGCCTTCTGCTGGtggcacatatttttaaaagggcaCACAAGACGTCTGTTTGTCCCGTACAAGTGAAGGAGCTGTAAAGAGTGTTGGTCCAGTCAGCAAGTAAGGCAGAATCAGCAAAAAGGCAAAGGGAGGTTCAACCGACTTGTTTCTGGGAAAGCACAAACAGGTTAACCCTCCTCCCCCCGCCAAGGAGGCCCATTACTTGAACTTTGGATGGACAAACTGCCAAGCGCTGAGGGAAGGAGGTCCTCAGGCCTGGACTCTGGTGAGTAAACCACGTTCCCGACCACACTGGGGGGCAGCGATCCGTCCCGAGCGGCTGCAGAGGGGCCTGGGGCAAAGGGCCTCCGCTCGCAGAAGGAGCCTGCTTCCTTCCCGAGGTCGCTCCCCGCGCGCAGACCCGCCTGGCTCGGAGGCCCCGTCCGCAGCCCGGGTTCCGGTTCCTCTTCCCTCCGCGGGGCCCCGGCTGCGTGAGCCGCGGCCGCCTGACCCGGAACTGCTGCGGCCCCGCGGGCGCGGGCTGTCGCGCTCGGCTCCGTCCGGGGTCTCCCCTCCGAACGCGCCCTTCGGCGTGCGGGCGCGAGCCGGGGGCCATTGCCGGGGCCGATGCCGGGGCGGGGGCCCTGCGGCCCCGGAGAAGCGGCAGAGGTGGCTGAGGCGGGGCGCGCGTCGCCCCCGCCGCCCACACAGCCGCGGGGACCGGGCTTTGGACTCCGGGTGGCACGCGCGCGGCGCCCGGGTTTCGCTCGGGCCCCGAGCCGGCCGCCGACGGACTGTGCCGCCGAAGGTgccgggggaggaggaggacggCGAAGCTGCTGCGGGGCGCGGCCGTCGGGCGGACGGGCGCACAGGGGCGAGGAGGCGAGCACGGGACGGAGCACGGGACCCGGCGGTGACATAGGCGCTTGGTGGAATTtcacagagcagagggaaggggggTGGTCACCCCCTCGCTTCCcttaatgtttttcaaaactgGCGAAGTGAATTTCAGCGGGAGCCTCGCACGGTAGGGAGGGGAGGTTAGGAGAGGCGGCGGGAGAAAACCGTCCGGGGCAAAGGGGTCACCAAAGCGGGTCCCTAGTGAGAGACCTGGGATGCGAGGGCAGGGGCTGAAGGTGAaaaatgtggggggggggggggtgacttTGGAGGTAGGGCGGGGAATGAGCCAGAAAGCAGGTACAGAGCACGCCTGATGCAAATCGCGGCCGCCTTTGTGCTCATTGCCATCCCTGGGGTGCTAAGTCCTAACGGGAGTTGATCGGTCATCTCGGCTTTTATCTccttaaaaatgtgatttttaggTGCAGCTCGGTTTAACCTATTGAATGTAAGACCCCGGTATTTCAAATAAAGGGATGTGACCTAACATGCCAGTCATGTCAGGATTAATGATATTATCACATAAGTTGACACCCTGTCATTAATAAACAAGACTTTGTCCAAGTCAGCAAGTAACTccctatttaaaatttcctatgtgaaaaacaaaacaaaaacaggaactGTTGTTTTGCTGGAAAGATGGACAGATACtttcagaaaatgaattaaaagttgGCTTTGCTTTAATTTGTCATGGTACTCTTCTGACAAATAGTGGGCCAGCTTTTCCGGGAGGGGCCTAGATTTACTATTGTGGTTACATCTTTTgattaaaggaatttttttttccagccacAAATTTCTGTTGTAACTATAAGAAGATTGATACAATTTTGCATTCTTACTTATGCCAGTTTTTCTTTACAGGTGATTTTGTTTTTGGCACAAGAGTCTTCTTTGAAGAACTTTGTACAGTTATTGAAGGATGGCAGAGGCAGTGTTGATTGATCTCTCTGGTTTGAAATTGAACTCTCAGAAGAACTATCATCAGCCATTACTGAAGACATTGAGTGCTATTCGATACCACCACGCTGCCAAGGCTAAGTTCCTTTGCATAATGTGTTGCAGTAACATCAGCTGTGAAAAGGATGGTGCCCATGATACTTGTGAATTAGAAACAAGCAATGGATTATCAACTCTCTTGAGAGAATTTGAGACTGTTAGCAATCCCAGCATGGCTGCCTGTTTGTAtaccattaaacaaaaaattgatgaaaaaaatctgaGCAGCGTTAAGGTCTTTGTACCCGTGCACCGGAAGACATTAATGAAGGCTTTTATTGATCAACTCTTTACTGATGTTTACAATTTTGAGTTTGAAGATTTACAGGTGACTTTGAGGGGAGATCTTTTGAAACAGTCCACTGAAATAAACATGATCACAGCTCAAGAACTAGAAGCAATCcagaatgaaatagaaacatattTGAGAAGTCTGCCGGCTCTGAAAGGAGAATTAGCCATTATCACATCTCCTTTGATCTCAGGTATGCTAAACACTATCTGTTGTTTTTACTGTGTATATGAAAAACCAGTCTTTCTTTGGAggttgttcctttctttttttccttctttcttttgtagaCTGTTGTGGGCTTATGTGCTCGTTAGCATCAGTTGCAACAAGGGAGTGTCATGGAGGGCCTTGTACTGTCAGGGATGTCAAGGGATTGCCCCTTCAAAGCCATCCCACACAAATAAGTGTCCTTTATGCAAATTCAGCTTTAAGACAAATCCCGAAGCCGTCCTTTAAAATGAGACTGGGAACTCTAAGAATCTTCTGTTTAGAAATTCTGCAACCTTGATTCCTTGGCACCATCACGAAAGAGTGAAATTTAAGACAATCTTACTTCTTGGTTAAAGGATATTTACTGTGAGCTCTATGCTGTTTGGTATAACAAAGACAAGTGGACAGAAGGTAGTCTTTGAGAGCAATAATCCCCTagggaaggtaaacaaacacaaaGCGGTATGTAATAACACATAGAGGTACAAAGTGCTGTAGAAATTAGATGCTAGATAAACAAGTGCAGGTCGAGATGATCGGGGAAAGTCTTGTGAGAGACTGGGTTTGTGGGTCTTTATAGTCTTTTGTACAGTATGTTTTTAATCTTCACTACTTATCTCTTTCACAGACATTTTCATACATGGATTTACTACAAGAACAGGTGGGATATCTTACATACCAACTCTTAGCTCATTCAATCTCTTCAGTAGTTCCAAACGGAGAGATCCCAAGGCTGTTGTTCGAGAAAATCTGCGGAGGTTGGGGAGTGCTGCAGGATTTAATGCAGAGAAATTTTACcaaataaaggtaaaattttgtttcatttttttggaagatCTGTATTCTCAACTCTGCTAATGGCTACGTGGACTTTAATCAGGTTATTTAACTTTTGCATCTGgtgttttatgtaaaattttaggaTAATGCTTTGGTTGTTTTTCTTAGCTGTATACACCACAGTGTAAAGATCAGTTCTATGACATATATATTTCACCTGTAGCTCCTCACATCTAAGAGTACGGTTAATTCTCAGAGTATAGTGCCACTGCCCCTTTTGATTTAGAAGGAAGGATCCTGAATGGTGGGAAAGAAAGgccattattttctaaatgaaggAGGAACTAGGGTCACAATTGATGAGATAATGCTTTGTTTCTTACAGAATTCTAGCTTTACTTGAgtctagaaaagtaaaaattcattGACTTGGTAATTCATTTAACTTCTTTCAGTAAAGTAGTACTTTGTGGAAAGTGCTCCAAGTAGAGATTTGCCCATCTCTAGTGGGAGGTGTCCCTGATGGACGAACTATGTTGAATTTGAAATGTAAAGTCTGCTTCCCTTTGAATAAAATATGCAGATAATACAATTCCAAaagttaaataagtaaatttattttaccaTGTATAGAAGTGATATATTTAATGAATGCTAGTAATCTTAAACTGTTTCTCTAATTTTGTACAAAATGAGTACTTTGAGAAAAGCTTATGGTATGAGAAATTctactttcaaaacattttttatcacaCATTTTTGGTATTAGACGGATCATGCCAATGACATCTGGATTATGGGAAGGAAGGAGCCTGAATCTTATGATGGAATCACCACAAATCAGAGAGGAGTCACAATAGCGGCTCTTGGCGCTGACTGTATACCGATAGTTTTTGCAGACCCCGTCAAAAAAGCGTGTGGGGTTGCTCACTCTGGTAAGAGGACTTAATTAAACGTTTAGGATTTTACCAATTTTGTAGTAGAGGAAAAGTTATATTTCTTTCTGGTGGGCGTAACAGACAAGCAGTTAATTACTTGCTTCACATGGTGATAAGTGTACAAATAGGGGTAGAGCTAATGTAGTCTTATTATAGGAGCAGATAAAAGGAGTACCTAAGTGAACTTATATGA is a window encoding:
- the LACC1 gene encoding purine nucleoside phosphorylase LACC1, with amino-acid sequence MAEAVLIDLSGLKLNSQKNYHQPLLKTLSAIRYHHAAKAKFLCIMCCSNISCEKDGAHDTCELETSNGLSTLLREFETVSNPSMAACLYTIKQKIDEKNLSSVKVFVPVHRKTLMKAFIDQLFTDVYNFEFEDLQVTLRGDLLKQSTEINMITAQELEAIQNEIETYLRSLPALKGELAIITSPLISDIFIHGFTTRTGGISYIPTLSSFNLFSSSKRRDPKAVVRENLRRLGSAAGFNAEKFYQIKTDHANDIWIMGRKEPESYDGITTNQRGVTIAALGADCIPIVFADPVKKACGVAHSGWKGTLLGVAMAAVNAMIAEYGCSLEDIIVVLGPSVGPCCFTLPRESAKAFYNLDPECVRLFDSPHPYVDIRKATRILLERGGILPQNFQDLNQDLNLCTSCHPDKFFSHVRDGLNFGTQIGFISIRK